A window of Equus przewalskii isolate Varuska chromosome 16, EquPr2, whole genome shotgun sequence contains these coding sequences:
- the CPAP gene encoding centromere protein J isoform X2, which produces MFLMPTSSELNSGQNFLTQWMTNPSRAGVILNRGFSILEADEENRANVNISTSFPVKATRFSNSFSFISEEDSLREEQRLECDSPYKLQPDKSEALTVFPLTKEELPIVACQDAPGHWGDHKNDAVSDLASEFKEVAYKDPLFKKLEQLKEVQQKKQEQLKRQQLEQLQRLMEEQERLLTAVSGQHTLPGLTLLPDDKSQKYRSPGNATTVEKTAPFLSSCIYQNQTQEKMHTSNVLANEQNFCRTTHQDFILTSKSGASPNLFYEAQYQEALVKKNDLKEENQNHPIGEGILPCWEKMTEQIQEGNDTNVKNIGDSSEVVNIEERPIKAAIGEKKQTFEDYLEEQIRLEEQALKQKQLRETEGSLLIKAKPKQPFLKRGEGLARFTKAKSKLQKGREGELVTNQSISEDQAVFKVDRQQFQRKTAFISKEPCTENLPARKNSKAGTKSGSVTLSQKPKVLKSNNRKSLSPSGWKIPAGKKGDGQFRDQIKLRRKVESNNKENVPESTKPFDSGCKVWNSTQGKDKLPLSTGLASCMASKSLKGETLKESESSLDVSLQQKLENWEREKEKENLELDEFLFLEQAADEISFSSNSSFVLKILERDQQLCKGHRLSSTPVKAAQQEKTTASDPSSLCNQNEDPDLPEHECKSDCEVATKQLDSVASPDGLKEQSCKVTRKAFQMSTSERQTRWKASDDEGVMSSDSSTNSEEQLDVTVKLSMEDKERCFRSREDSPQVCDGKGPFRDTGTQEEDKRRDADLDLSDKDYSSDESVIIESLKNKVSESSRRPSSINMSKIDFDDERTWTDLEENSFKHDGILGNEAVYGTPQITYPKKSEIGVLDKTIKRKVAPVKNGEDLSSSSRGTSPPLASDLMMKFFPSLKPKPKSGSLLGNEPKLYVSQDQPPVDSARSQVLREKVIELEMEIEKFKAENTSLAKLRIERERALEKLRKEIADFEQQKAKELARIEEFKKEEMRKLQKERKVFEKYATVARTFPDKKEREEIQALKQQIADLQEDLKRKEAKWSSTHGRLRSQIEVLVKENTDLREEIKVMERFRLDAWKKAEATESSTKTGQCVTAVKKDGSMLWCARHCL; this is translated from the exons ATGTTCCTGATGCCAACCTCTTCAGAGTTAAATAGTGGGCAGAACTTCTTGACTCAGTGGATGACCAATCCTTCTCGGGCTGGGGTCATATTAAATCGTGGATTTTCTATTTTGGAAGCAGACGAAGAGAATCGAGCAAATGTGAACATTTCTACCAGCTTTCCTGTTAAAGCCACGCGTTTTTCAAATAGTTTCAGTTTTATAAGTGAAGAAGATTCACTTCGTGAAGAACAGAGATTGGAGTGTGACAGCCCTTACAAACTACAGCCTGATAAATCTGAAGCGCTTACCGTCTTTCCTTTAACTAAAGAGGAACTTCCAATAGTGGCATGTCAGGATGCTCCTGGACACTGGGGAGATCACAAAAATGACGCTGTGTCAGATCTTGCGAGTGAATTCAAAGAAGTGGCTTACAAAGACCCGCTTTTCAAAAAGCTTGAGCAG ctgaaagaagTACAACAGAAGAAGCAGGAACAACTGAAGAGGCAACAGTTAGAGCAGCTACAAAGACTCATGGAAGAACAAGAGAGGCTGCTTACTGCGGTGTCTGGGCAGCATACACTCCCAG GTCTAACTCTACTTCCTGATGATAAGAGCCAGAAGTACAGATCTCCAGGAAATGCAACCACTGTGGAGAAAACCGCACCCTTCTTATCCTCATGTATCTACCAGAATCAAACCCAAGAAAAAATGCACACTTCCAACGTTTTAGCCAATGAACAAAACTTCTGTAGGACTACTCATCAAGATTTTATCTTAACTTCAAAAAGTGGTGCTTCTCCCAATTTGTTTTATGAGGCACAGTATCAAGAAGCGCTtgtgaaaaaaaatgatttgaaggaagaaaaccaaaaccatCCTATAG GAGAAGGTATTTTACCATGTTGGGAGAAAATGACGGAACAGATTCAGGAAGGGAATGATACAAATGTAAAAAACATTGGTGACTCCTCAGAAGTGGTGAATATTGAAGAAAG gCCTATTAAAGCTGCtattggagaaaagaaacagacatttgAAGACTACTTAGAAGAACAAATTCGGTTGGAAGAACAAGcactaaaacaaaaacagctaaGG gaaacagAAGGATCATTGTTAatcaaagcaaaaccaaaacaaccGTTCTTAAAACGAGGAGAAGGTTTAGCTAGATTTACTAAAGCTAAATCTAAGttgcagaaagggagagaaggtgaACTAGTGACTAATCAGAGCATTTCAGAGGACCAAGCTGTGTTTAAAGTAGACAGACAGCAATTCCAGCGGAAAACTGCTTTTATAAGTAAAGAACCGTGTACAGAGAACCTTCCTGCTAGAAAAAACAGTAAAGCTGGAACGAAAAGTGGTTCTGTCACACTCAGTCAAAAGCCGAAAGTGCTTAAGAGTAATAATAGGAAAAGTCTGTCTCCGTCAGGATGGAAAATACCAGCAGGGAAGAAAGGTGATGGGCAATTTAGAGACCAGATCAAATTGAGAAGAAAAGTGGAatctaataataaagaaaatgtaccTGAGTCTACAAAACCTTTTGATAGTGGTTGCAAAGTCTGGAATAGCACACAAGGTAAAGACAAACTCCCCCTTTCGACTGGGCTGGCCAGCTGCATGGCTTCTAAGAGCCTGAAAGGTGAGACCTTGAAAGAGTCAGAATCTTCTCTTGACGTTTCTCTTCAGCAAAAGTTAGAGAACTGGGAacgagaaaaggaaaaggaaaacttggAATTagatgaatttttgtttttagaacaaGCTGCTGATGAAATATCATTTTCCAGTAATTCCTCTTTTGTGCTGAAGATCTTAGAGAGGGACCAACAGCTCTGTAAAGGTCACCGGCTGTCTTCTACCCCTGTCAAAGCTGCACAGCAGGAGAAGACGACAGCATCGGATCCCAGTAGTCTCTGTAACCAAAATGAGGATCCAGACCTTCCTGAACATGAATGTAAGAGTGACTGTGAAGTCGCAACCAAGCAGCTTGATTCAGTGGCCTCACCCGATGGATTGAAGGAACAGTCATGTAAAGTCACTAGGAAAGCATTCCAAATGAGCACTTCTGAAAGGCAAACTAGGTGGAAGGCAAGTGATGATGAAGGTGTTATGAGCAGTGACAGTAGCACTAACTCTGAGGAACAACTTGATGTTACCGTAAAACTATCAATGGAGGATAAAGAAAGGTGCTTCCGCAGCAGAGAGGATAGTCCACAAGTCTGTGATGGTAAGGGACCTTTTAGGGACACTGGGACTCAAGAAGAAGATAAAAGGAGAGATGCTGATTTAGATTTGTCTGATAAAGATTATAGTAGTGATGAGTCCGTCATAATAGAAagcttgaaaaataaagtttctgaGTCCTCAAGAAGACCCTCATCAATAAATATGAGTAAAATTGACTTTGATGATGAAAGAACATGGACCGACCTTGAAGAGAATTCATTTAAACATGATGGTATTCTTGGGAATGAAGCCGTTTATGGGACTCCCCAGATAACCTACCCTAAAAAGAGTGAAATAGGTGTATTggacaaaacaataaaaaggaaagttgCCCCCGTCAAGAATGGAGAAGACTTGAGCAGTTCCAGCAGGGGCACAAGTCCTCCTCTTGCATCGGATCTGATGATGAAATTCTTCCCTTCTTTGAAACCTAAACCAAAATCTGGTTCACTCTTGGGAAATGAACCGAAGTTATACGTAAGTCAAGACCAGCCACCTG TTGACAGTGCTCGATCTCAAGTTTTGAGAGAGAAAGTTATTGAAttggaaatggaaatagaaaaatttaaagctgAGAACACATCTTTAGCTAAACTTCGCATTGAACGAGAAAGAGCCTTGGAAAAACTCAG gaaagaaattgCAGACTTTGAAcaacagaaagcaaaagaatTAGCTCGAATAGAAGagtttaaaaaggaggaaatgaggaagctACAAAAAGAACGCAAAGTTTTTGAAAAGTATGCTACAGTTGCAAGAACTTTTCCAGATAAAAAGGAACGTGAAGAAATACAG